Proteins encoded within one genomic window of uncultured Desulfobacter sp.:
- a CDS encoding nitrogenase component 1, whose amino-acid sequence MACDTKSLAGAVSQRVCVFCGSRVVPYPIADALHLIHGPIGCVSYTWDIRGALSSGPGLHRMSFST is encoded by the coding sequence ATGGCATGTGATACCAAGAGTCTGGCCGGCGCAGTCAGCCAGCGGGTTTGTGTGTTCTGCGGCTCCAGAGTGGTGCCTTACCCCATTGCCGACGCCTTGCACCTAATTCACGGCCCCATCGGGTGTGTCTCATATACCTGGGATATCAGAGGGGCCCTGTCTTCCGGGCCGGGGCTTCATCGGATGAGTTTTTCAACGTGA
- a CDS encoding DUF5906 domain-containing protein: MKTFKFGARQDPAVKTDPSAELEEEAQVQNTTNTTMCQPRWLRPELAGIPDELKALPRWVLWGKSSMPAGKEKTPFQPSGIPASSKDPTTWSQYDQVILPYYRGGYAGIGFVIAQNDPYIGIDLDKCRDKTTGALDPWALEHLTTLASYTEVSPSGTGTHTIIKGSLPDGHACRKKGIEIYSADRYLTVTGHRLPGIPASIEERPEQIAEVHKRVFGDAAANGAPAAAWTYAACEGWSGPDNDDDLLEMARKRHSVRAIIGAGATFRQLWDADEDALGKYFPDVAGGQSRTFDWSQADAALCAHLAYWTGRNCDRMRELWGRSELAQRNKFLNRQDYVESTILSACGLVKEVYQDRRLTINDDGSDPYTAGLSLNDTHAMVNVSGQASILHQTVDPTTGEPKDEFQTIASFKALNDNRRVIAMVNRGYSEEPKSVTIAEAFLKNPNRRQYDGVVFDPTKTRVPGEKYYNLWAGLSVKPKKGDWSLMRDLILNVISAGDKEICEWLYAWIARIIQEPGGKRPGTAPVLRGKMGTGKGKFMEYLGKIFGQHYYHVTSPDRVFKNFNAPLQNRVLVYVDEAFWAGNKKYEGALRALITEDTLDIEHKGVNCFTIRNHINWVFATNNSWAVPAGLEERRFFVIDVADIHMQDSKKGGYFDLLSRQMETGGTEAMLYDLLRHDWRQVDLRRFKHTKALLENKVRTMNTAKKFWYECLLEGEMPVTGEGRPPWGQISKDGLFDAYVRFADKIRGGDPGPNSQFAKEIRSLSPSVSETRPAAPPGGERPRFWQFKDLATCRAEFETLVRGKIDWPE; encoded by the coding sequence ATGAAAACGTTTAAATTTGGGGCGCGCCAGGACCCGGCTGTCAAAACAGATCCCAGCGCCGAACTCGAGGAAGAAGCTCAAGTTCAAAATACTACAAATACCACAATGTGTCAACCCAGATGGTTAAGGCCTGAACTCGCCGGTATCCCCGACGAGCTTAAAGCCCTGCCGCGATGGGTTCTGTGGGGTAAAAGCAGTATGCCCGCCGGTAAAGAAAAAACGCCTTTTCAGCCGTCAGGAATACCGGCGAGTTCAAAAGACCCGACAACGTGGAGTCAATATGACCAGGTGATACTTCCATATTATAGGGGTGGATACGCGGGAATAGGCTTTGTGATCGCTCAGAACGATCCTTATATCGGCATCGACCTGGACAAATGCCGCGATAAGACAACCGGTGCTTTAGACCCTTGGGCCTTAGAACATTTGACCACATTGGCTTCATATACCGAGGTAAGCCCGTCAGGTACCGGCACACACACTATTATAAAAGGGTCACTGCCGGACGGTCATGCTTGCCGCAAAAAGGGCATCGAAATCTATAGCGCGGACCGATATCTTACGGTTACCGGCCATAGGCTGCCGGGTATTCCGGCCAGCATCGAAGAACGCCCCGAGCAGATCGCCGAAGTACATAAAAGAGTGTTTGGCGACGCGGCCGCAAATGGCGCACCAGCCGCCGCCTGGACCTATGCTGCCTGCGAAGGATGGTCGGGACCAGATAACGATGATGATCTTCTCGAAATGGCACGTAAGCGCCACAGTGTTAGGGCGATAATAGGCGCTGGGGCGACATTCCGTCAATTGTGGGATGCAGACGAGGACGCTCTCGGCAAATATTTTCCCGATGTGGCCGGTGGTCAATCCCGCACATTCGATTGGAGCCAAGCAGACGCGGCGTTATGCGCGCACCTTGCCTACTGGACCGGGCGCAACTGTGACCGCATGCGTGAGCTGTGGGGCAGATCCGAACTCGCGCAGCGGAATAAATTTTTGAATCGGCAGGATTACGTTGAGTCCACGATACTGTCGGCGTGTGGCCTGGTGAAGGAAGTCTACCAAGACAGGCGGTTGACGATTAACGATGACGGCAGCGATCCGTACACAGCGGGTTTAAGCCTAAACGACACGCATGCTATGGTAAACGTTAGCGGACAAGCGTCTATACTTCACCAGACCGTAGACCCGACCACAGGGGAGCCGAAGGACGAATTTCAGACCATAGCATCATTTAAAGCCCTGAACGACAACAGGCGGGTTATCGCCATGGTCAACCGTGGTTATAGCGAGGAGCCAAAATCCGTGACAATCGCAGAGGCATTTCTAAAAAACCCGAACCGTAGACAATACGACGGTGTGGTTTTCGACCCGACAAAAACCCGTGTGCCCGGAGAAAAGTATTACAACCTTTGGGCTGGCCTCTCCGTAAAGCCGAAAAAAGGCGACTGGTCGTTAATGCGGGATCTAATACTCAATGTAATATCGGCGGGGGATAAAGAAATCTGCGAATGGCTTTACGCGTGGATAGCCCGAATTATCCAGGAACCCGGCGGCAAGCGCCCCGGAACAGCGCCCGTTCTGCGGGGCAAGATGGGGACCGGAAAAGGGAAGTTTATGGAGTATTTGGGTAAGATATTTGGGCAGCATTATTACCATGTGACATCACCCGACAGGGTTTTCAAAAACTTTAATGCACCACTCCAAAACAGGGTACTTGTGTACGTCGACGAAGCATTTTGGGCGGGCAATAAAAAATATGAGGGTGCCCTGCGAGCGCTTATTACCGAGGACACACTTGATATTGAGCATAAAGGCGTTAATTGTTTTACGATCCGAAATCACATAAACTGGGTCTTCGCTACGAATAACAGCTGGGCGGTTCCCGCGGGCCTGGAAGAACGAAGGTTTTTTGTTATCGATGTGGCGGACATTCACATGCAGGACTCCAAAAAAGGCGGGTATTTTGACCTGCTTTCAAGGCAAATGGAGACCGGCGGCACCGAAGCAATGCTTTACGACCTACTGCGCCACGATTGGCGGCAGGTGGACTTGCGGAGATTCAAACACACAAAGGCACTGCTCGAAAATAAGGTTCGCACTATGAACACGGCTAAAAAGTTTTGGTACGAATGTCTGCTGGAAGGGGAGATGCCCGTAACGGGAGAAGGTAGGCCGCCTTGGGGTCAGATATCAAAGGACGGTCTTTTTGACGCATATGTCAGGTTCGCTGATAAGATCCGCGGGGGCGACCCCGGGCCTAATAGCCAGTTCGCCAAGGAGATAAGGTCATTAAGCCCCAGCGTCAGCGAGACAAGGCCCGCGGCACCTCCCGGCGGGGAAAGGCCGAGATTTTGGCAATTTAAAGATTTAGCCACATGCCGGGCCGAGTTTGAAACGCTCGTGCGGGGCAAAATTGATTGGCCAGAATAA
- a CDS encoding helix-turn-helix domain-containing protein has protein sequence MAKRLLRPDEVATQLSVSKRSVYRLIADGYLPALKVGSTLRVTQADVDKYIQRQLDIFALENGTTCDRM, from the coding sequence ATGGCTAAACGACTGCTCAGGCCCGATGAGGTCGCCACACAGCTGTCCGTAAGTAAACGCTCGGTCTACCGCTTAATAGCCGATGGGTATCTGCCGGCACTAAAGGTCGGCTCTACGCTCCGGGTAACACAGGCAGATGTGGACAAATATATTCAGCGGCAACTTGATATCTTCGCCCTGGAAAACGGCACAACCTGTGACAGAATGTGA
- a CDS encoding S49 family peptidase, producing the protein MKNEFKIERGDIHLRPLALREASLIDGLYGMVYADTRQRQVAISGALTTGAYKAVRLSLEAMTGDQGITISINSPGGYVTGLYDLCDYIQTRRNVTCMVEGMACSAAYAIAASCSEILIGRSATLGSIGIVAMHVDQTGLDAKLGLKFTPVFAGGQKVNGNPHLPLSPQAYASLKADVDQEYNTLCSTVAAGRGMAVRAIKNTQAATYLGDKAVAAGLADQVVSFPYTPVADSNGPQRAAATSSGPKDFMAAWKAIKASEGCDARTAMSKAARQYPGLYEAHAAGAQPNTSQANVATTQPDSFTAAWQTIKAEEGCNARTAMSKAARQYPALYEAHASGRSERPTPQDLPRPTPQDLPRPGLKDLPHDDQVKACVAMIQADDSMATWSRINKIGGIPLVKDVARIIRQ; encoded by the coding sequence ATGAAAAACGAATTTAAGATTGAACGTGGAGATATCCACCTGAGACCCCTTGCGTTGCGCGAGGCTTCATTAATAGACGGCTTATACGGCATGGTCTACGCTGACACAAGGCAGCGGCAGGTTGCCATCAGCGGCGCATTGACCACAGGGGCTTATAAGGCAGTACGCTTATCCCTTGAGGCAATGACCGGAGACCAGGGCATCACCATCAGCATCAACAGCCCCGGCGGGTATGTCACAGGTTTGTATGATCTGTGTGATTACATTCAGACACGCCGGAACGTTACTTGCATGGTAGAAGGTATGGCTTGCTCAGCGGCTTATGCTATCGCCGCCTCCTGCAGCGAGATTCTTATTGGCCGGTCCGCTACCCTTGGAAGCATCGGCATTGTGGCAATGCATGTTGATCAGACGGGCTTGGATGCCAAGCTCGGATTGAAATTCACGCCTGTCTTTGCTGGCGGCCAGAAGGTCAACGGAAACCCCCATTTACCATTGAGCCCACAGGCATACGCCAGTTTAAAAGCAGATGTGGACCAGGAGTATAATACCCTGTGTTCTACCGTAGCGGCAGGTCGTGGTATGGCCGTACGCGCAATAAAGAACACTCAGGCCGCTACATACCTCGGAGATAAGGCGGTCGCTGCCGGATTAGCCGATCAGGTTGTGAGTTTTCCGTACACCCCCGTTGCTGACAGCAACGGGCCGCAACGGGCCGCAGCCACCAGCAGCGGGCCGAAAGACTTTATGGCCGCTTGGAAAGCGATCAAGGCAAGCGAAGGCTGCGACGCCCGCACTGCGATGTCAAAAGCCGCAAGGCAGTATCCCGGTTTGTATGAAGCCCATGCTGCCGGCGCTCAGCCAAACACCAGTCAAGCAAATGTGGCCACAACCCAGCCGGATAGCTTTACCGCAGCATGGCAGACTATAAAAGCCGAGGAAGGCTGCAACGCCCGGACAGCCATGAGTAAAGCCGCACGGCAATACCCGGCGCTCTATGAGGCGCATGCAAGCGGTCGGTCAGAACGACCGACGCCCCAGGACCTGCCGAGACCGACGCCCCAGGACCTGCCACGGCCGGGGCTCAAGGACCTACCGCACGATGATCAGGTAAAAGCATGTGTGGCTATGATCCAGGCAGACGACAGCATGGCCACATGGAGCCGTATAAATAAAATCGGCGGGATACCACTGGTTAAAGACGTTGCCCGAATAATCCGACAGTAA
- a CDS encoding site-specific integrase encodes MAKWNSTKYPGVRYREHKTRKHGIRPDQYYAIRYQKDGRRKEEGVGWASEGWTPSKVALKLAELKAAATTGEGESRLSDARARVEAERQAEHARREQENRDNVLLTTYFDEIYYPAILQEKKPKTAETEGQLYRVWLQPTMGNKPLKDITVADLEQLKKTMSAAGRAPRTIEYVLTTLGQIFRHAERLGYYKGDIPTTKVKRPKYDNRRVRFLSHDEAHDLLEILQAKSQQMYEMALLSLHCGLRAGEVFSLTWKDVDTEHGLITLLDTKSGKTRTVAMTAGVLAVLTAKDRGGKGDPVFPSRDGEKIPKVSKTFSRAVEKAGFNDGIDDRRQRVTFHTLRHTFASWLVMNGISLYDVKELLGHATLTMTERYAHLAPDRNKKAAEAMEKAFK; translated from the coding sequence ATGGCAAAATGGAATAGCACGAAGTACCCAGGCGTGAGATACAGGGAGCATAAAACCCGCAAGCATGGCATAAGGCCGGATCAATATTACGCCATCCGCTACCAGAAGGACGGGCGGCGGAAAGAGGAAGGCGTAGGATGGGCGTCCGAGGGCTGGACACCATCTAAGGTGGCGCTTAAACTGGCTGAATTAAAAGCCGCGGCCACAACTGGTGAAGGCGAGAGCCGTCTGTCTGACGCCCGTGCAAGGGTTGAGGCCGAGCGCCAAGCAGAACACGCCCGGCGGGAGCAGGAAAACCGCGATAACGTATTGTTGACCACGTATTTTGATGAAATATATTACCCGGCCATACTACAGGAGAAAAAACCCAAAACAGCGGAAACGGAAGGCCAGCTCTATCGAGTGTGGTTACAGCCCACCATGGGGAATAAGCCTTTAAAGGACATCACTGTGGCCGACCTGGAGCAACTTAAGAAAACCATGAGCGCAGCGGGCCGAGCCCCCCGCACAATTGAATATGTGTTAACCACCTTGGGGCAAATATTCCGTCATGCAGAACGGTTGGGCTATTATAAAGGGGACATACCCACCACCAAAGTAAAGCGGCCAAAATACGATAACCGCCGCGTTCGATTTTTATCACATGATGAAGCACATGACCTGCTTGAGATTCTACAGGCTAAGAGCCAGCAGATGTATGAAATGGCGCTATTGTCGCTCCATTGTGGCCTTAGGGCCGGCGAGGTTTTTTCTCTTACCTGGAAGGATGTGGATACCGAGCATGGCCTTATCACTCTATTGGACACAAAATCGGGCAAGACGCGTACGGTGGCAATGACCGCGGGTGTTCTGGCGGTACTCACAGCAAAGGACCGCGGCGGCAAAGGGGATCCCGTCTTCCCATCCAGAGATGGCGAAAAAATACCCAAGGTGTCGAAGACTTTCTCCAGGGCGGTGGAGAAAGCCGGTTTTAACGACGGCATCGACGACAGACGGCAGCGCGTAACATTTCACACGCTACGCCATACTTTTGCATCGTGGTTGGTTATGAATGGCATATCGCTTTATGACGTAAAGGAGTTGCTCGGGCATGCCACTTTGACCATGACAGAAAGATACGCACACTTGGCGCCGGACAGGAACAAAAAGGCAGCCGAGGCAATGGAAAAAGCGTTTAAGTAG
- a CDS encoding radical SAM protein → MQCNFCNRKFDCVNESRPGVSSSLLTPDQAMAYLSEVVEAKPNTSVVCIVGPGDPFANGDKTMETLKRVRAAYPDMLLCVATNGLNIHPYLDDLKAVNTTHVSITINAVDPEIGAKIYSWLRDGKRSVGPAQGAKLLLERQLAAVKGLKERDIMVKVNSILLPSINDELMVEVAKKMGEMGVDTFALSASEPRPYVALATREGALINHHLGEATKMHIYDLNLIRRRWWKHEPYPGPAAERSDGTILPGPLRIATRSLCPGPHLIHTSVQKGVRIIMKTNDMRVWMVDTTLRDGEQAPGVFFRPLEKLTIASQLAECGVDEIEVGIPAMGEFVCREIEAIASLTAHRTHQLVPGSQTRY, encoded by the coding sequence ATCCAGTGCAACTTCTGTAACCGAAAGTTTGACTGTGTCAACGAAAGCCGGCCCGGGGTTTCTTCGTCCCTGCTGACCCCGGACCAGGCCATGGCCTATCTATCAGAGGTGGTTGAGGCCAAACCCAACACATCTGTGGTGTGCATTGTCGGCCCGGGCGATCCCTTTGCCAACGGCGACAAAACCATGGAAACATTGAAGCGGGTGCGCGCCGCCTATCCGGACATGCTACTGTGCGTGGCCACCAACGGCCTGAATATCCATCCCTACCTGGATGATTTGAAAGCTGTCAATACCACCCATGTGAGTATCACCATCAATGCGGTGGACCCTGAAATCGGTGCAAAAATTTATTCCTGGCTAAGGGACGGCAAGCGCTCCGTGGGACCGGCCCAGGGAGCAAAACTACTATTGGAACGTCAGCTTGCTGCGGTTAAAGGTCTTAAAGAACGCGATATCATGGTTAAGGTCAATTCCATTCTTTTGCCCAGTATCAATGATGAGCTCATGGTCGAGGTTGCCAAGAAGATGGGTGAAATGGGTGTGGATACTTTTGCGCTCAGTGCCAGCGAACCAAGGCCGTATGTGGCCCTGGCCACCCGAGAAGGTGCGCTGATCAATCATCACCTGGGAGAAGCCACGAAAATGCATATCTATGACTTAAATCTGATTCGCCGACGTTGGTGGAAACACGAACCTTACCCAGGCCCGGCGGCAGAGAGATCAGATGGTACAATTTTGCCCGGACCATTAAGGATTGCCACACGATCCTTGTGTCCGGGCCCACACCTGATTCATACATCAGTGCAGAAAGGAGTACGAATTATAATGAAAACTAATGATATGCGGGTCTGGATGGTCGACACCACCCTCCGGGACGGGGAACAGGCCCCGGGTGTCTTCTTCAGACCTCTGGAAAAATTGACTATCGCCAGTCAGCTTGCCGAATGCGGCGTTGACGAAATCGAAGTGGGCATTCCTGCCATGGGCGAGTTTGTATGCAGGGAAATTGAGGCCATAGCCAGTTTGACTGCCCACCGAACTCACCAGCTGGTACCGGGCAGTCAAACAAGATATTGA
- a CDS encoding nitrogenase component 1, which translates to MPDSINILGEFNIGGETWIIKKYYEAMGVKVVSGITGDGRVEEVQQARNAALNVVQCSGSVTHLAKQMEEAYGIPFIKVSYFGIEDTSDALYQVAVHFNKSPDILKKTQELIKKEVKDIVPRLENMKKDLEGKKAAIYVGGAFKAFSLIKALKTLDMEVVLAGSQTGTKEDYEVLRQMCNDGTVILDDSKPLELAKYAVEKDADLFIGGVKEICKL; encoded by the coding sequence ATTCCCGACTCTATCAATATTTTGGGTGAATTCAATATTGGCGGAGAAACATGGATTATCAAAAAGTATTATGAGGCCATGGGGGTAAAAGTAGTCTCAGGGATCACTGGTGACGGCCGGGTGGAAGAAGTCCAGCAGGCGCGCAATGCCGCTCTGAACGTGGTCCAATGTTCAGGGTCGGTCACCCACCTGGCAAAACAGATGGAAGAAGCGTACGGCATCCCTTTTATAAAGGTCTCCTATTTCGGTATTGAAGATACCTCGGATGCCCTGTACCAAGTGGCTGTGCATTTTAATAAAAGCCCGGACATTTTAAAAAAGACCCAGGAACTGATCAAAAAAGAGGTCAAGGATATTGTTCCACGTCTTGAAAACATGAAAAAGGATCTTGAAGGCAAAAAAGCCGCCATCTACGTGGGCGGTGCATTCAAGGCATTTTCCCTGATCAAGGCATTGAAAACCCTGGACATGGAAGTGGTCCTTGCCGGTTCCCAGACCGGTACCAAGGAAGATTATGAGGTGCTCCGGCAGATGTGCAACGACGGCACCGTTATTTTAGATGACTCAAAGCCTCTTGAGCTGGCTAAATATGCCGTAGAAAAGGATGCCGACCTGTTCATCGGCGGTGTCAAGGAAATTTGTAAATTATGA